Proteins co-encoded in one Arachis stenosperma cultivar V10309 chromosome 7, arast.V10309.gnm1.PFL2, whole genome shotgun sequence genomic window:
- the LOC130941458 gene encoding peptide methionine sulfoxide reductase A1-like isoform X1 has product MKICGAASCSSIATTSNSILVYISSSISSPSKTKFLPSLSRFSVGRSCFFPQTRSHITVKPSMNLLNRLGFGSTRAPENMDSTIPQGPDDDLPAPGQQFAQFGAGCFWGIELAFQRVPGVSKTEVGYTQGFLHNPTYEDVCSGTTNHSEVVRVQYDPKECNFDTLLDVFWDKHDPTTPNRQGNDVGTQYRSGIYFYTPEQEKAAKESLEQRQKQLNRKIVTEILPAKKFYRAEEYHQQYLSKGGRFGFKQSAAKGCNDPIRCYG; this is encoded by the exons ATGAAAATTTGTGGAGCAG CAAGCTGCAGCAGCATTGCTACAACATCCAATTCCATTTTAGTGTATATCTCTTCGTCTATTTCCAGCCCTTCCAAAACCAAGTTCCTTCCATCACTCTCTAGATTTTCTGTTGGACGCTCGTGCTTCTTCCCCCAAACTCGTTCACATATTACCGTCAAACCCTCCATGAACCTGTTGAACAGACTTGGATTTGGTAGCACAAGGGCACCAGAGAACATGGATTCGACAATTCCTCAGGGACCGGATGATGACCTCCCGGCACCAGGGCAGCAGTTTGCCCAGTTTGGCGCTGGCTGCTTCTGGGGTATCGAATTGGCCTTCCAAAGAGTGCCTGGGGTATCCAAGACTGAGGTTGGTTACACACAAGGGTTTTTGCATAACCCGACCTATGAGGATGTGTGTTCAGGGACCACAAACCACTCAGAGGTTGTAAGGGTCCAATATGATCCGAAAGAATGTAACTTCGACACACTGCTTGATGTGTTCTGGGATAAACATGATCCTACTACACCGAATCGACAG GGAAATGATGTTGGAACACAGTACAGATCTGGAATATACTTCTACACTCCCGAACAAGAGAAGGCGGCCAAGGAATCTTTGGAGCAACGGCAGAAGCAGTTGAACAGGAAGATTGTTACCGAGATCCTTCCTGCCAAGAAGTTCTACCGCGCAGAAGAGTACCATCAGCAGTACCTTTCAAAAGGGGGTCGATTTGGTTTCAAGCAATCAGCTGCCAAAGGATGCAACGACCCGATTCGATGCTATGGTTAA
- the LOC130940247 gene encoding MADS-box MEF2 type transcription factor MIG1-like, with the protein MDGPLDLLFVWAWERMPFLAPIPRQQLALADIPVARRWSHHPRTRAWISKSVASIRHDIDYMEEFVWRPYLDIIIPAELHHHLDVCDTIGPLISFECVEWHPVDRVVRQYGYAQSPPLPAQAIPLDHHCYTLRGVQCHDWSTILNEWIQQWGNRRSSRLRDRNLQPIVDFSPSTEYRSWYGGLFWMYLRLSKLIQQPPHYPPQQPYAVFHPFPYHRPLLPQPSQQLPQPPHYPPQQPPHFPPQQPPQQPYAVFQPFPYHRPLLPQPSQQSPQSHRALVDGSARRSHRTPTPDSRASGSIDPHVGMNTGRQNVLAAAPSDLDLNAST; encoded by the exons ATGGATGGCCCGCTTGATTTGTTGTTCGTTTGGGCGTGGGAGCGAATGCCCTTTCTTGCCCCCATTCCAAGACAGCAGCTTGCACTCGCTGATATACCAGTTGCACGCAG GTGGAGTCATCATCCACGAACCAGGGCGTGGATATCGAAGAGCGTGGCGTCTATTAGGCATGACATAGACTACATGGAAGAG TTTGTCTGGCGGCCATACCTCGACATTATCATTCCAGCCGAACTACATCACCACCTTGATGTGTGTGACACGATAGGGCCATTGATTTCATTCGAGTGTGTCGAATGGCATCCTGTAGACCGAGTGGTTCGTCAGTATGGGTATGCACAGTCTCCCCCTCTGCCGGCACAGGCCATCCCTCTTGACCATCATTGTTACACTCTTCGGGGAGTACAGTGCCATGATTGGAGCACAATACTCAATGAATGGATTCAACAGTGGGGGAACCGCCGCAGCAGTCGGTTGCGAGATAGGAATCTGCAACCAATTGTTGACTTTAGCCCGTCTACCGAGTACCGTAGTTGGTACGGTGGATTATTCTGGATGTACCTAAGGTTGTCGAAGTTGATTCAGCAGCCACCCCATTATCCACCCCAGCAGCCATATGCAGTGTTTCATCCATTTCCTTATCATCGCCCACTTCTACCTCAGCCATCACAGCAGTTGCCACAACCACCCCATTATCCACCGCAACAGCCACCCCATTTTCCACCCCAACAGCCACCCCAGCAGCCATATGCAGTGTTTCAGCCATTTCCTTATCATCGCCCGCTTCTACCTCAGCCATCACAACAGTCGCCGCAGTCACACCGAGCATTGGTGGACGGATCGGCTCGTCGGAGCCATCGTACCCCCACACCCGATAGCCGAGCGAGTGGTTCCATCGATCCGCATGTTGGGATGAATACAGGACGTCAGAATGTGCTAGCAGCAGCTCCGAGCGATCTGGACTTGAATGCGTCGACATAG
- the LOC130941572 gene encoding uncharacterized protein LOC130941572 encodes MEAPSFSLGLDFTLDSQPPEPEPEPEPEPHSPIHLPQINDGNDLNQEEVPDSDPDAAPDPPRRILKRLRRGLPPPPQPPLQPQPPQPQPPQQQQQQEPVFNFDDEDIEEFSSQDNDHDRLRVNEHSSTRSHPVCSSSKVSLSGSGFLTPHSSSRVTKRKEPCPDDVPVSAKMETGHRGLMFPKLTTSPLRRFKLLSDSDSDSDSDVEEIVASKENKNAAAPVQQSTTKLKCSVDQDPDLWKDFSPVKKFSIPTPAFDEFCEEYYQSVKNKGVANSGIDVAGSCSKRSLGVNMAKNKESESSGIHVAGSCGTGHTGVNSSCQGDQQHWESEGPLPPSHRYFFHADPRIQQLVRSRLCNFSPLGINKVNQQANASNIDYMGQFGNGGASAQKGPVKSSTRGNNRSRNFSAEENLGASEGWVDPRARGVSQFSNGESSRKKATKRNGSKKNQTNKSSSSNVSHTTTNWVEPKSRTSMPKDAGKRRVQASGQSVGHWFTSPEGRKVYVNKSGQELTGQAAYRQYRRESGAGSRKSKKKTSVKRENSKKRNRNN; translated from the exons ATGGAAGCTCCATCCTTCTCTCTGGGCCTCGATTTCACTTTGGATTCCCAGCCACCTGAACCTGAACCTGAACCAGAACCAGAACCACATTCTCCAATCCATCTTCCTCAAATCAACGATGGCAACGATTTGAATCAAGAGGAAGTACCCGATTCCGACCCGGATGCCGCACCCGATCCACCTCGCCGCATCCTCAAGCGCCTCCGCCGTGGCCTCCCCCCGCCCCCGCAGCCGCCCCTGCAGCCGCAGCCCCCGCAACCGCAGCCGccgcagcagcagcagcagcaggaACCTGTTTTCAATTTCGATGACGAAGACATCGAAGAGTTCTCCTCACAAGACAATGACCACGATCGCCTTCGAG TAAATGAACATTCATCAACAAGGAGCCATCCAGTGTGTAGCAGCTCCAAGGTCTCATTGAGTGGTTCTGGATTTTTGACTCCTCATTCGTCATCTAGGGTTACAAAACGGAAGGAACCTTGTCCTGATGATGTTCCGGTTTCTGCTAAAATGGAAACTGGTCATCGTGGGTTGATGTTTCCCAAATTAACAACTAGCCCTCTCCGAAGGTTTAAGTTGCTCTCTGATTCTGATTCCGATTCTGATTCGGATGTAGAGGAAATTGTGGCGAGTAAAGAAAACAAGAATGCAGCTGCTCCTGTTCAGCAAAGTACAACGAAATTGAAGTGTAGTGTGGACCAAGATCCTGACCTGTGGAAGGATTTTTCTCCTGTAAAGAAATTTTCGATTCCCACACCAGCTTTTGATGAGTTTTGTGAGGAGTACTATCAGTCTGTGAAGAACAAGGGAGTGGCAAATTCGGGGATTGATGTGGCTGGAAGTTGCTCCAAGAGGTCTCTTGGGGTTAAT ATGGCAAAAAACAAGGAGTCTGAGAGCTCAGGGATTCATGTGGCTGGAAGTTGCGGAACAGGGCATACGGGGGTTAATTCTAGCTGCCAAGGTGATCAGCAGCATTGGGAGTCTGAAGGGCCTCTTCCTCCTTCTCACCGGTACTTTTTCCATGCTGATCCGAGGATTCAGCAATTGGTCCGCAGCAGACTCTGTAATTTTTCTCCGCTAGGCATCAACAAAGTGAATCAACAAGCTAATGCATCAAATATTGATTACAT GGGACAATTTGGCAATGGGGGAGCTTCTGCCCAGAAAGGTCCTGTTAAGAGCTCGACAAGGGGGAATAACAGATCAAGAAATTTTTCTGCTGAGGAAAACTTAGGTGCTTCCGAAGGCTGGGTGGATCCTAGAGCCAGAGGTGTTTCGCAGTTCAGCAATGGAGAATCTTCTAGAAAGAAAGCAACAAAGAGGAATGGCTCTAAGAAGAACCAGACAAACAAATCAAGTTCTTCGAATGTTTCGCATACTACTACAAACTGGGTGGAACCCAAGAGTCGCACCAGTATGCCAAAAGATGCGGGCAAACGGCGTGTTCAAGCAAGTGGTCAATCCGTTGGTCATTGGTTTACATCACCTGAAGGAAGAAAG GTTTATGTCAACAAAAGTGGACAGGAGCTAACAGGCCAAGCTGCATATAGACAGTATCGGAGG GAGAGTGGTGCAGGATCCAGGAAGTCAAAAAAGAAAACTAGTGTCAAAAGGGAAAATTCCAAGAAGAGAAACCGAAACAATTGA
- the LOC130941957 gene encoding uncharacterized protein LOC130941957, protein MKISGKSLHAPPNPTPDSDLQPPKLFHRKKPRTPGKRLRKIGAPNGRRSRPETPLLKWKIHERNDGGDVGGVGDDDPVEEDQKSVVGAGRRSCRRKSETVSARKLAAGLWRLHLPEMPMVVRRSEDRLRLQHGIGHVGLPFPGRPNAMAHASDLKNLSQSPRSISGPKSGHFCELEPSFQFSNTEMEGATKWDPLCLKTSDEAQHIYNHMKFLDQKVSAVSVVSALEAELEQARTRIQELETERRSSKKKLEHFLKKVSEERAQWRSREHEKIRAYIDDIKAELSRERKSRQRFEIVNSKLVNELADVKLAAKRYMQEYEKEKKERKLIEEVCDELAKEIGDDKAEVEALKRESMKLREEVEEERKMLQMAEVWREERVQMKLIDAKVALEDKYSQMNILVAELEALLKSKGVSITPKEMKEAQSLQQAAAAMNIQDIKGFSYEPPNSEDIFAIFEDMNFGEPNEREIEPCVSHSPGSHASKIHRVSPEAKVLSKNNIQRHSDVFMDDNGDMDEDESGWETVSHVEDQGSSYSPEGSVQSFKKNHRQSNVSGRSVLEWEENAGQETPITEISEVCSIPAKQSKKVSSIARLWKSGPTNGDNYKIISLEGIHGRLSNGRLSNVGIMSPDHGSGKGGLSPQDILYQLSPPDSGNLHRGMKGCIPRTGQKHSLKTKLLEARMESQKVQLRHVLKQKI, encoded by the exons ATGAAGATTTCCGGCAAGTCACTTCACGCACCGCCGAACCCTACGCCGGACTCAGATCTCCAACCGCCGAAGTTGTTTCACCGGAAGAAGCCGAGGACGCCGGGGAAGAGGTTGAGGAAAATAGGAGCTCCGAACGGGAGGCGGAGCAGGCCGGAAACGCCGCTGCTGAAGTGGAAGATCCACGAGAGGAACGACGGCGGCGACGTTGGCGGAGTTGGAGACGATGATCCGGTCGAGGAGGACCAGAAGTCGGTCGTCGGAGCTGGCCGTAGAAGTTGCCGGAGGAAGAGTGAGACGGTGTCGGCTAGGAAGCTCGCTGCCGGACTGTGGCGGCTGCACCTGCCGGAGATGCCAATGGTGGTACGGAGGAGCGAGGATCGGTTGAGGCTTCAG CATGGAATCGGCCACGTAGGCCTCCCATTCCCCGGCCGTCCAAATGCCATGGCTCATGCTTCTGATCTGAAGAATCTATCCCAAAGTCCTCGTTCCATCTCTGGGCCAAAGAGCGGGCACTTCTGTGAG CTTGAACCTTCTTTCCAGTTTTCCAACACTGAAATGGAGGGTGCAACAAAGTGGGATCCTTTATGTTTAAAAACATCTGATGAGGCACAACATATCTACAACCACATGAAATTTCTTGATCAAAAGGTAAGTGCTGTATCTGTGGTATCTGCCCTTGAAGCTGAATTAGAGCAAGCTCGCACACGAATTCAGGAGCTTGAGACTGAACGCCGCTCCTCCAAAAAGAAACTTGAGCATTTCTTGAAGAAAGTCAGTGAGGAAAGGGCCCAATGGCGAAGCAGAGAGCATGAGAAAATCCGTGCATACATTGATGACATTAAAGCCGAGTTGAGTCGTGAAAGGAAAAGTCGGCAAAGGTTTGAAATTGTCAATTCAAAGCTGGTTAATGAGTTAGCAGATGTCAAACTAGCAGCAAAGCGTTACATGCAGGAATatgagaaggagaagaaggaaagaaaattgattGAGGAAGTGTGTGATGAGCTTGCCAAGGAAATTGGAGATGACAAGGCTGAGGTTGAAGCGTTAAAGAGGGAGTCTATGAAACTTAGAGAAGAGGTCGAAGAGGAGAGAAAGATGTTACAGATGGCTGAAGTATGGCGTGAAGAACGTGTTCAAATGAAACTGATAGATGCAAAAGTTGCACTTGAAGATAAGTATTCACAGATGAATATACTTGTAGCTGAATTGGAAGCACTTCTTAAGTCAAAAGGTGTGAGCATAACTCCAAAGGAGATGAAAGAGGCACAGTCACTGCAACAGGCTGCAGCTGCAATGAACATTCAAGACATCAAAGGATTCTCATACGAGCCACCCAATTCAGAAGATATTTTTGCCATCTTTGAGGATATGAATTTCGGTGAACCCAATGAGAGGGAGATTGAGCCTTGTGTTTCTCACAGCCCCGGTAGTCATGCCTCGAAGATCCATAGAGTGAGTCCTGAAGCCAAAGTACTCAGTAAGAACAACATTCAGAGACATTCAGATGTATTCATGGATGATAATGGTGATATGGATGAAGATGAAAGTGGATGGGAGACTGTGAGTCATGTTGAAGATCAAGGCTCAAGTTATTCGCCAGAAGGGAGTGTCCAGTCTTTCAAGAAGAATCATCGACAGAGTAATGTCTCGGGGAGGAGTGTGCTCGAATGGGAAGAAAATGCAGGCCAGGAGACACCAATCACTGAAATCAGTGAAGTGTGCTCTATACCCgctaagcaatcaaagaaggTATCATCTATAGCAAGGCTTTGGAAGTCGGGCCCAACCAACGGCGATAATTACAAAATAATCTCTTTGGAGGGAATTCATGGAAGGCTTTCAAATGGAAGGTTATCTAATGTGGGAATCATGTCCCCAGATCATGGTTCAGGTAAAGGAGGTTTAAGCCCCCAAGACATTCTATACCAGTTGAGTCCTCCTGATTCGGGAAATCTGCATCGAGGCATGAAAGGATGCATTCCGCGCACTGGACAGAAGCATAGCTTGAAAACCAAACTTTTGGAAGCTAGGATGGAAAGCCAGAAGGTTCAGTTGCGCCATGTTCTTAAACAGAAGATTTAG
- the LOC130941458 gene encoding peptide methionine sulfoxide reductase-like isoform X2, producing MNLLNRLGFGSTRAPENMDSTIPQGPDDDLPAPGQQFAQFGAGCFWGIELAFQRVPGVSKTEVGYTQGFLHNPTYEDVCSGTTNHSEVVRVQYDPKECNFDTLLDVFWDKHDPTTPNRQGNDVGTQYRSGIYFYTPEQEKAAKESLEQRQKQLNRKIVTEILPAKKFYRAEEYHQQYLSKGGRFGFKQSAAKGCNDPIRCYG from the exons ATGAACCTGTTGAACAGACTTGGATTTGGTAGCACAAGGGCACCAGAGAACATGGATTCGACAATTCCTCAGGGACCGGATGATGACCTCCCGGCACCAGGGCAGCAGTTTGCCCAGTTTGGCGCTGGCTGCTTCTGGGGTATCGAATTGGCCTTCCAAAGAGTGCCTGGGGTATCCAAGACTGAGGTTGGTTACACACAAGGGTTTTTGCATAACCCGACCTATGAGGATGTGTGTTCAGGGACCACAAACCACTCAGAGGTTGTAAGGGTCCAATATGATCCGAAAGAATGTAACTTCGACACACTGCTTGATGTGTTCTGGGATAAACATGATCCTACTACACCGAATCGACAG GGAAATGATGTTGGAACACAGTACAGATCTGGAATATACTTCTACACTCCCGAACAAGAGAAGGCGGCCAAGGAATCTTTGGAGCAACGGCAGAAGCAGTTGAACAGGAAGATTGTTACCGAGATCCTTCCTGCCAAGAAGTTCTACCGCGCAGAAGAGTACCATCAGCAGTACCTTTCAAAAGGGGGTCGATTTGGTTTCAAGCAATCAGCTGCCAAAGGATGCAACGACCCGATTCGATGCTATGGTTAA